A genomic window from Candidatus Dormiibacterota bacterium includes:
- a CDS encoding TonB-dependent receptor, whose product MAAAGRRAQSARTWVGARGIAGLLLVLLQPLTARALADESRGTLGGRVRERTGHAPIAAARVRLEPESGRPWPTALPASLSAAPDSAGSNPQPARTTQTDSSGTYRFEDVPAGVYLLGFEGEAYEGRVVTGVRVVAGPEVRVDVDLEASLSERITVRGSTVEEGPGLSRRVFGRDALGLRPAALGDPFRALAGTAGITPGNDFQSEMRVRGGEAAETTVLLDGQPLPYAYHFGGGAGSAGTINGDLVDSLTVTTGGFSAEYGDALAGIIDVSTRVTPPGRTTGTAGVGSMLAHAAFLGPAGEGSYAVSGRYSNLGLYDGHVAGDATDGVRFHDLFGLLRLPLAAGARLEMALLEAGNTYEADLGYSARAAMSSENRGLRARLDLPLDPATLLRLQASDSGLAVTSGVTGGMSFDQDQRRQDLRVSMLRDLDGRHRLNGGLALERIAGGMAGTVSDGDTLLPSDLAARGEVVSAFIEDTWRPADTLTLRYGGRVDRSSPTGETALSPRFSLEIRPSTGFTARCAAGRFEQYPRQEQMFLAAGEPLRMQTADHVIAGFEVATRAGTRIVVEGYRKNLSRPIGEALNRYIELQERVAQFDRGTVRGAEITVQHQVAPAWSWEASYAWLRATQTKDGIESPRNTDQRHNLGLSFSRRLGKGWEAGAIARYASGLPYTPQRAWTNGIDFGTLLGDLNGARLPAYGRLDLRLGRAIQAAWGLLDVRLDLLNVSNRANVRSVDLTYDPSTGQFYRTTYYQSPFLPVFSLSAEF is encoded by the coding sequence GTGGCCGCTGCAGGCCGACGCGCGCAGTCCGCGAGGACATGGGTCGGTGCGAGAGGAATCGCCGGCCTGCTCCTCGTCCTGCTCCAGCCCTTGACGGCGCGCGCCCTCGCCGACGAGTCGCGCGGCACCCTGGGCGGGAGGGTCCGCGAGCGGACCGGTCACGCGCCGATCGCCGCCGCGCGCGTCCGGCTCGAACCGGAGAGCGGACGCCCCTGGCCCACCGCCCTGCCGGCGTCGCTGTCGGCTGCACCGGACAGCGCAGGATCGAACCCGCAACCCGCCCGAACGACTCAGACGGACTCGTCCGGCACCTACCGGTTCGAGGACGTTCCGGCCGGTGTCTACCTGCTGGGCTTCGAGGGGGAGGCGTACGAGGGACGGGTCGTCACGGGAGTCCGGGTCGTCGCCGGCCCCGAGGTGCGGGTCGATGTCGATCTGGAGGCCTCCCTGTCGGAGCGGATCACGGTGCGAGGCTCGACGGTCGAGGAAGGCCCCGGGCTGTCGCGGCGGGTCTTCGGACGCGACGCCCTCGGCCTCCGGCCCGCGGCGCTCGGGGATCCATTCCGGGCCCTGGCGGGGACGGCCGGGATCACCCCCGGGAACGACTTCCAGTCCGAGATGCGGGTGCGCGGCGGCGAGGCGGCGGAGACCACCGTCCTCCTCGACGGCCAGCCGCTGCCTTACGCCTACCACTTCGGCGGCGGCGCCGGCAGCGCCGGGACGATAAACGGCGACCTGGTCGACTCGCTCACGGTGACGACCGGCGGCTTCTCGGCGGAATACGGCGACGCGCTGGCCGGCATCATCGACGTGTCGACGCGCGTGACGCCGCCCGGGAGAACGACCGGAACGGCCGGGGTGGGATCGATGCTGGCGCACGCGGCGTTCCTCGGGCCGGCGGGGGAGGGCTCGTACGCCGTTTCGGGACGCTACAGCAACCTCGGCCTGTACGACGGACACGTGGCGGGGGACGCCACGGACGGAGTCCGCTTCCACGATCTGTTCGGGCTCCTCCGCCTGCCGCTCGCCGCGGGCGCGCGGCTCGAGATGGCGCTCCTGGAGGCGGGCAACACCTACGAGGCGGACCTGGGATACTCCGCCCGCGCGGCCATGTCGAGCGAAAACCGGGGACTGCGCGCCAGGCTCGATCTGCCGCTCGATCCGGCGACACTGCTGCGGCTCCAGGCGTCGGATTCCGGCCTCGCGGTCACCTCGGGGGTGACGGGCGGAATGTCCTTCGACCAGGACCAGCGGCGGCAGGATCTGCGTGTCTCTATGCTGCGCGACCTGGACGGCCGGCACAGGCTGAACGGCGGGCTGGCTCTGGAGCGGATCGCGGGCGGAATGGCCGGCACGGTGTCGGACGGCGACACTCTGCTGCCGAGCGATCTCGCCGCCCGCGGCGAGGTCGTCTCGGCCTTCATCGAAGACACCTGGCGTCCCGCCGATACCCTGACGCTCCGCTACGGAGGGCGCGTCGACCGATCGTCCCCGACCGGCGAGACCGCACTGAGCCCGCGCTTCAGCCTGGAGATCCGCCCCTCGACCGGATTCACGGCGCGCTGCGCGGCCGGGCGCTTCGAGCAGTATCCGCGCCAGGAGCAGATGTTCCTGGCGGCCGGCGAGCCGCTGCGCATGCAGACCGCGGATCACGTCATCGCCGGGTTCGAGGTCGCCACGAGAGCGGGCACGCGGATCGTCGTCGAAGGATATCGCAAGAACCTGTCCCGTCCCATCGGAGAAGCGCTGAACCGTTACATCGAGCTGCAGGAGCGAGTGGCGCAGTTCGACCGTGGCACGGTCCGCGGAGCCGAGATCACCGTCCAGCATCAGGTCGCGCCGGCCTGGAGCTGGGAGGCGAGCTACGCCTGGCTCAGGGCCACACAGACGAAAGACGGGATCGAGTCTCCGCGGAATACCGACCAGAGACACAACCTGGGGCTGTCCTTCAGCAGGCGACTCGGGAAAGGCTGGGAGGCGGGGGCGATCGCCCGGTACGCCAGCGGCCTGCCGTACACCCCGCAGCGAGCGTGGACCAACGGCATCGACTTCGGGACTCTCCTGGGGGACCTGAACGGTGCGCGTCTGCCGGCCTACGGCCGGCTGGACCTTCGCCTGGGACGCGCAATCCAGGCGGCGTGGGGGCTGCTCGACGTCCGCCTCGATCTCCTGAACGTTTCCAACCGCGCCAACGTCCGGAGCGTCGACCTGAC